A DNA window from Shumkonia mesophila contains the following coding sequences:
- the rpoH gene encoding RNA polymerase sigma factor RpoH — translation MTAISVPIVPSENGVARYLREIWRFPVLTAEEEYMLALRWREHGDVDAAHKLVTSHLRLVAKIAMKYRGYGLPVADLLSEGNIGLMKAVKKFEPERGFRLATYAIWWIKAAMTEYVLRSWSLVRMGTMAAQKKMFFNLRRLKSRLEILDNGDISVDDARALAERLNVSEEEIVDMNRRISSRDASLNTPLGEEEGMEFQDTLVDDSPSPEAIAIRGDEASRRRRLLVDALKTLNERERHIFVERRLKEDPVTLEELGQHYGISRERVRQLEARAFEKIQDLVRVNAGADASALAA, via the coding sequence ATGACTGCTATTTCTGTGCCTATCGTCCCGTCGGAAAACGGTGTCGCGCGTTATCTGCGCGAGATCTGGCGGTTCCCGGTGTTGACCGCCGAAGAGGAATACATGTTGGCGCTTCGCTGGCGCGAGCATGGCGACGTCGACGCGGCGCACAAGCTGGTGACCAGCCATCTTCGCCTGGTGGCCAAGATCGCGATGAAATATCGCGGCTATGGGCTGCCGGTGGCCGATCTGCTGTCGGAAGGGAACATCGGCCTGATGAAGGCCGTGAAGAAGTTCGAACCCGAGCGGGGCTTCCGGCTGGCGACGTACGCGATCTGGTGGATCAAGGCGGCGATGACGGAATATGTCCTGCGCTCCTGGTCGCTGGTCCGCATGGGCACGATGGCGGCCCAGAAGAAGATGTTCTTCAACCTACGGCGATTGAAGAGCCGCCTGGAAATCCTCGACAACGGGGACATCAGCGTCGACGATGCGCGCGCCCTGGCCGAACGGCTGAACGTGTCGGAGGAAGAGATCGTCGACATGAACCGGCGCATTTCCTCGCGCGACGCGTCTCTCAACACGCCGCTGGGCGAGGAAGAGGGGATGGAGTTCCAGGACACCCTGGTCGACGATTCGCCGTCGCCGGAAGCGATTGCCATTCGGGGCGACGAGGCTTCCCGCCGCCGGCGCTTGCTGGTCGACGCGCTCAAAACCCTGAACGAGCGCGAGCGCCACATTTTCGTCGAACGGCGGCTGAAGGAAGATCCCGTCACTCTGGAGGAACTCGGCCAGCATTACGGCATCAGCCGGGAGCGGGTCCGTCAGCTCGAAGCCCGCGCCTTCGAGAAGATCCAGGATCTGGTCCGCGTGAACGCCGGGGCCGACGCCTCGGCGCTCGCCGCGTAG
- a CDS encoding GldG family protein — translation MERIKALGQSKIAVIAGVMAVILFVCVNVLSETTLRSARLDLTENKLFTLSQGTREVLAAIDEPITLRLYASRSLAEGAPAYGDFIGRVRELLQQYADLSRGMIRLQIYNPEPYSVQEDEAVAYGLQGVQLDQGGETVYFGLAATNSTDDQEVVPFFDTQRERYLEYDLTRMLFNLAHPKKKVVGLMAFLPIDSDPLKEYKPWAVVEQLEQFVTVRAIGRSVKHIPDDIDLLMIVHPVGVEDATLYAIDQYVLRGGRAVVFVDPHSEAEAEMSAAMRRPPADTGSDLGKLFAAWGIDYSPTTFIGDREAATRVQVPGAGGRPAVTDYVSWLGLTQQNFNANDVTTSEIARVFMAAAGALSKKDGTDIEFTPLIQTSERAMRIEASKVRMQPDPARLLKNFKSEAHPFTLAARIQGRLKTAFPDGAPKEAAGEAKEGGEAAPDTAPKAEHLTQSVGQANLIVVADTDMLADRSWLQFQNFFGRQVAVPTANNAAFVINAVDNLLGSNALINLRSRGLSVRPFHRIEALKRDAEQRYSKTEQELLEKLKVTNEQMGKLNTKDGSGEAILSDSQRETMAKFRADLIDIRQQLREVQHNLRKDIEALDTGLKIINIWAVPAIICLIAVAMAWAKRRRHRLRSIDG, via the coding sequence ATGGAACGGATAAAGGCCTTGGGCCAGTCGAAGATCGCCGTCATCGCCGGGGTTATGGCGGTGATCCTGTTCGTTTGCGTCAACGTGCTGTCGGAAACCACCCTGCGTTCGGCCAGGCTTGATCTCACCGAGAACAAGCTGTTCACGCTCTCGCAGGGGACCCGCGAGGTCCTGGCGGCGATCGACGAGCCGATCACGCTACGCCTCTACGCCTCGCGATCCCTGGCCGAAGGGGCGCCCGCCTATGGCGATTTCATCGGGCGGGTCCGCGAACTGCTTCAGCAGTACGCCGACCTTTCGCGCGGCATGATCCGCCTGCAGATCTACAACCCCGAGCCCTATTCCGTTCAGGAGGACGAGGCGGTCGCCTACGGTTTGCAAGGCGTGCAGCTCGACCAGGGCGGCGAGACCGTCTATTTCGGCTTGGCGGCGACCAACAGCACCGACGACCAGGAGGTGGTTCCGTTCTTCGACACCCAGCGCGAGCGCTATCTGGAGTACGACCTGACGCGGATGCTGTTCAATCTGGCGCATCCCAAGAAGAAGGTGGTCGGCCTGATGGCCTTCCTGCCGATCGATAGCGATCCGCTCAAGGAGTACAAGCCCTGGGCGGTGGTCGAGCAACTGGAGCAGTTCGTCACCGTTCGCGCCATCGGCCGCAGCGTCAAGCACATCCCCGACGACATCGATCTTCTGATGATCGTGCATCCCGTCGGGGTTGAGGACGCCACCCTCTACGCCATCGACCAGTACGTCCTGCGCGGCGGCCGGGCCGTCGTCTTCGTCGATCCGCATTCCGAGGCCGAGGCCGAAATGAGCGCGGCCATGCGCCGGCCGCCGGCCGACACCGGCTCCGACCTCGGCAAGCTTTTCGCGGCCTGGGGGATCGACTATTCGCCGACGACCTTCATCGGCGACCGCGAGGCGGCGACGCGCGTCCAGGTGCCGGGTGCCGGCGGGCGTCCTGCGGTCACCGACTATGTGTCGTGGCTTGGCCTCACGCAGCAGAACTTCAACGCCAACGACGTGACGACCAGCGAGATCGCCCGCGTCTTCATGGCCGCCGCCGGTGCGCTTTCGAAGAAGGACGGGACGGACATCGAGTTCACCCCCCTGATCCAAACCAGCGAACGCGCCATGCGGATCGAGGCCTCGAAGGTGCGCATGCAGCCGGACCCGGCGCGGCTTCTGAAGAACTTCAAGTCCGAGGCCCACCCGTTCACCCTGGCGGCGCGCATTCAGGGTCGACTGAAGACGGCTTTCCCCGACGGGGCGCCCAAGGAAGCGGCCGGCGAGGCGAAGGAGGGCGGCGAGGCGGCGCCGGATACGGCCCCGAAGGCCGAGCACCTGACGCAGTCGGTTGGGCAAGCGAACCTGATCGTCGTCGCCGATACCGACATGCTGGCCGACCGCTCGTGGCTGCAGTTCCAGAACTTCTTCGGCCGCCAGGTTGCCGTTCCCACCGCCAACAACGCCGCCTTCGTCATCAACGCGGTGGACAATCTGCTGGGCAGCAACGCCCTGATCAACCTGCGCAGCCGCGGGCTGTCGGTCCGTCCCTTCCATCGCATCGAGGCCCTGAAGCGGGACGCCGAGCAGCGCTACAGCAAGACCGAGCAGGAACTGCTCGAGAAGCTTAAGGTGACCAACGAGCAGATGGGCAAGCTGAACACCAAGGACGGCAGCGGCGAGGCCATCCTGAGCGATTCCCAGCGCGAGACCATGGCCAAGTTCCGGGCCGACCTTATCGACATCCGCCAGCAGTTGCGCGAGGTCCAGCACAACCTGCGCAAGGACATCGAGGCCCTCGATACCGGGCTCAAGATCATCAACATCTGGGCGGTTCCGGCGATCATCTGTCTCATCGCCGTCGCCATGGCGTGGGCCAAGCGCCGCCGGCACCGCCTGCGGTCCATCGACGGGTAA
- a CDS encoding ABC transporter substrate-binding protein, with amino-acid sequence MRIGSQLRNLLILCVFFVTPLTASAQQGDPVSVVQRFQDHLLGVMKEAKSLTVRQRYERLLPGIEDAFSIPIMIGTATGAYWKQATADEKDRLAIAFKRNNISTVATLFDGYSGQVFKIEGEKPAPQNTRLIKTKIVDPDGSSVALDYRVLEMSGRWRIIDVIVDDGISEMTVRRSEYGNILKTQGINGLIATLTAKADELLSY; translated from the coding sequence ATGCGAATCGGGTCACAGCTTCGTAATCTACTGATTTTGTGCGTCTTTTTTGTCACGCCCCTGACGGCGTCGGCCCAGCAAGGCGACCCCGTCTCGGTCGTTCAACGCTTTCAGGATCATTTGCTGGGGGTCATGAAGGAAGCGAAATCCCTCACCGTCCGGCAGCGCTACGAGCGGCTGCTGCCCGGCATCGAGGATGCGTTTTCCATACCCATCATGATCGGCACGGCGACGGGGGCGTACTGGAAGCAGGCCACGGCCGACGAGAAAGACCGACTCGCCATCGCCTTCAAGCGCAACAATATCAGCACCGTCGCCACGCTGTTTGACGGCTATTCGGGGCAGGTCTTCAAGATCGAAGGCGAAAAGCCGGCGCCCCAGAATACCCGCTTGATCAAGACCAAAATCGTCGACCCGGACGGCTCTTCGGTGGCCTTGGACTACAGGGTCCTGGAAATGAGCGGGCGCTGGCGGATCATCGACGTCATCGTCGACGACGGCATCAGCGAGATGACCGTGCGGCGCTCCGAATACGGCAATATTCTCAAGACTCAGGGAATCAATGGCCTGATCGCCACATTGACGGCGAAAGCCGACGAACTACTTTCTTACTAG
- a CDS encoding ABC transporter ATP-binding protein, producing the protein MITLERLTKKFGSILAVDGLSLSVQRGEVLGFLGPNGAGKTTTMRMITGFLSPTGGTAAVGGFDVTKTPIAVRRLIGYLPEGAPLYGDMTPAAFLDFIAGMRGFGGAEKKRRMDWTVETLQLGDVLHRPIDTLSKGYKRRVGLAQAILHDPAVLILDEPTDGLDPNQKHQVRALIRSMARDKAIVISTHILEEVEAVCTRSVVIAGGRIVFDGAPRDLQRRSRRHNAVEIRLAVQSSAALAGEIAALPGVAAVDALDEEGGLATLLVVPHDGRPIIHDLSECIRASGLAIEEMHTERGDLAEVFRQLTIAA; encoded by the coding sequence ATGATTACGCTTGAGCGGCTCACGAAAAAATTCGGCTCCATCCTTGCCGTGGATGGGCTCTCTCTTTCCGTTCAGCGCGGTGAAGTTCTGGGGTTCCTGGGGCCGAATGGCGCCGGAAAAACCACCACCATGCGCATGATCACCGGTTTCCTGTCGCCGACCGGCGGGACCGCGGCGGTCGGTGGGTTCGATGTCACCAAGACGCCCATCGCCGTGCGCCGCCTGATCGGCTACCTGCCGGAGGGGGCGCCGCTGTACGGCGACATGACGCCGGCGGCGTTCCTCGACTTCATTGCCGGGATGCGGGGCTTCGGCGGCGCCGAAAAAAAACGACGCATGGACTGGACGGTGGAAACTCTCCAGTTGGGCGACGTGCTGCACCGGCCGATCGACACGCTGTCGAAGGGCTACAAGCGGCGGGTGGGATTGGCCCAGGCCATTCTGCACGATCCGGCCGTGCTTATCCTCGACGAACCGACGGATGGGCTGGACCCCAACCAGAAGCATCAGGTCCGCGCGCTGATCCGCAGCATGGCCCGGGACAAGGCTATCGTCATCTCGACCCACATCCTGGAAGAGGTGGAGGCCGTGTGCACGCGCTCGGTGGTCATTGCCGGCGGGCGGATCGTCTTCGATGGGGCGCCGCGCGATCTTCAGCGGCGTTCGCGGCGACACAACGCCGTGGAAATCCGGCTCGCCGTCCAATCGTCGGCGGCGCTGGCCGGCGAAATCGCCGCCTTGCCGGGAGTCGCAGCGGTCGACGCCCTGGATGAGGAGGGCGGGTTGGCGACTCTTCTGGTGGTGCCGCACGACGGGCGGCCGATCATCCACGATCTGAGCGAGTGCATCCGGGCCAGCGGGCTGGCCATCGAAGAGATGCATACCGAGCGCGGCGACCTTGCCGAGGTCTTCCGCCAGCTCACCATCGCCGCCTGA
- a CDS encoding ABC transporter permease, whose translation MHNVLTIFRREFGAYFSTPLAYVFIVIFLALSGAFTFYMGYFFERGQADLQAFFAFHPWLYLIFVPAVSMRLWAEERKGGTIELLMTLPVSTSQVVIGKFLAAWAFVGIALALTFPIWITVNYLGDPDNGVAFAGYLASLIMAGAFLAIGACVSALTKNQVIAFILAAVVGFLFLTSGLEIVIAFFRGWAPDVVVDAVAGMSFLTHFTSITAGVIDLRDVIFFGSLMAVCLFINVLLVDTRKGA comes from the coding sequence ATGCACAACGTTCTGACCATTTTCCGGCGCGAGTTCGGCGCCTATTTCTCGACGCCGCTGGCCTACGTCTTCATCGTGATCTTTCTGGCGCTGAGCGGCGCCTTCACCTTCTACATGGGGTATTTCTTCGAGCGGGGGCAGGCCGATCTCCAGGCCTTCTTCGCGTTCCATCCCTGGCTCTATCTGATCTTCGTGCCGGCAGTGTCCATGCGCCTGTGGGCCGAAGAGCGCAAGGGCGGAACCATCGAGCTTCTGATGACGCTGCCGGTTTCGACGTCGCAAGTGGTCATCGGCAAGTTCCTGGCGGCCTGGGCGTTCGTCGGCATCGCGCTGGCCCTGACCTTTCCCATCTGGATCACCGTCAACTATCTGGGCGACCCCGACAACGGCGTCGCCTTCGCCGGATATCTGGCCAGCCTGATCATGGCCGGCGCGTTCCTGGCGATCGGCGCCTGCGTTTCGGCGCTGACCAAGAACCAGGTCATCGCCTTCATCCTGGCCGCCGTCGTCGGTTTCCTGTTCCTGACCAGCGGGCTGGAGATCGTCATCGCCTTCTTCCGGGGATGGGCGCCCGACGTCGTCGTCGATGCGGTCGCCGGGATGAGCTTCCTCACCCATTTCACCTCGATCACCGCCGGGGTCATCGATCTTCGCGACGTGATCTTCTTCGGGTCGTTGATGGCGGTTTGCCTGTTCATCAACGTCCTTCTCGTCGACACGCGAAAGGGAGCGTGA
- a CDS encoding MlaA family lipoprotein — MDTVFKLFSRMTLVIGVVATFAMGIGSPAWAETPQAAQAVVDESDDGGDPLEPVNRFLFEFNEIFQLVILRPATGMYQHLIPPVVREAISHMIDNLKSPVIVANDLLQGEGQRALETTQRFVINTTLGVGGIMDPATKMGIAKHSEDFGQTLAVWGVDEMVYLVLPFYGPSNPRDAVGKLFVDNYFDPLGLYLENIDEDEARYARMAVGAVDEYGGVMDELEQIKKTSVDYYAAIRSMYRQKRKAEIGNGTEVDLPPIPDLGQMQEGTPADQVSLERK; from the coding sequence ATGGACACCGTGTTTAAGCTCTTTTCAAGAATGACCTTGGTGATCGGCGTCGTTGCAACGTTCGCCATGGGGATCGGATCGCCGGCTTGGGCGGAAACGCCCCAGGCCGCGCAGGCGGTGGTGGACGAATCGGATGACGGCGGCGACCCGCTGGAACCGGTCAATCGATTCCTGTTCGAATTCAACGAGATTTTCCAGTTGGTCATTTTGCGGCCGGCGACCGGCATGTATCAGCATTTGATACCGCCGGTGGTTCGCGAAGCCATCAGCCACATGATCGACAACCTGAAAAGCCCGGTCATCGTGGCCAACGACCTGTTGCAGGGCGAAGGGCAGCGGGCCCTGGAAACCACCCAGCGCTTCGTGATCAACACGACGCTGGGCGTCGGCGGCATCATGGATCCGGCCACGAAAATGGGCATCGCCAAGCACAGCGAGGATTTCGGCCAAACCCTGGCGGTCTGGGGGGTGGACGAGATGGTGTACCTGGTTCTGCCCTTCTATGGTCCGTCGAATCCCCGCGATGCCGTTGGCAAGCTTTTCGTCGACAACTATTTCGATCCGCTCGGCCTGTATCTCGAGAACATCGACGAGGACGAGGCGAGGTACGCCCGCATGGCGGTCGGCGCCGTCGACGAGTACGGCGGCGTGATGGACGAGCTTGAGCAGATCAAGAAGACGTCGGTCGACTACTACGCGGCGATCCGCAGCATGTACCGCCAGAAACGGAAAGCGGAAATCGGCAACGGCACCGAAGTCGACCTGCCGCCTATTCCGGACCTGGGCCAGATGCAGGAAGGGACTCCCGCCGACCAGGTGTCGCTGGAACGCAAATAG